A segment of the Marinomonas posidonica IVIA-Po-181 genome:
AAACCATGTTTCTACGGCAAAAAATAACAAGGCGCCGAGAATCGCACCCTCAAAGCGTCCTATTCCTCCAACCAGCACCATGAAGATCATGTAGGCGGTCCATTGCACAGAGAAATAGGTTTTAGGCTGAAAGGAAGACGCTTGCGCTAACCACAGAGCCCCCGCTAACCCCGTGCCAAAGGCGGCAAAAATAAAGAACCACTTTTTCACGGTTTGCGCATCAACACCGATCGAATCAGCCGCTTCTTCGTTATCACGAATTGCTTGCATCGCAATGCCTGCTTTTGAGCGCAGTAGGTAAAAAAGTCCGATTAATAACCCCGACATGCTGATAAGCGCAGCAAGGTAAATCAGTACTCGGCGTGTTCCTATCGGGTAAACATTAAGGGAAATCAATGATGTGCCGGTCTCGCCTTGAATCAAGGGATCAAGATTCACCAACAAATGCCCAACCGATGCCAATACCCACATGCCAATGCCAAATTCCGCTGCTTTTAAGTGCAACATGAACTTAGAAATGGGCCAACTGAGTAAACCGACTAGCAAGGCCGCCAATGACACAGCGACAAAAGGGGAAATGCCAAGATGGGCCAAACGGATAGTGGCATAAGCTCCCAAACCAAAGAACAACTGCTGTCCAATAGACACCAAGCCGCCAAAGCCCGCTAAGGTATTCCACATGGCCGCCATAATGATGTAAATAAACAATACCGTAAGTCGTTCCAACACATTGTCAGATGCCGCAAATGGTGTCATGACCAACACCATCAATAACAGCACAAGGCTGATAACCGTCATATTGGAATAGGCATTTGACCGTTTAATGCTCATAGGGGTTCCCCTTTACTCTTTTTCCGAACCAATGCCTTAACGTGAAAAAGTCACGATTGAGGTAAATTCTGGCGAATAAAAATAGTAAGAAGACAAAGTGACCACCCAATAGAAAACCCTGCGGATGGATCAAAGCCCCAATACTTTGCGCTATTGCTAATATGATGCCGCCGAGAAGTACTCCCCACAAAGAACCCACGCCGCCAATGATGGTCGCTTCAAACGCAAACAAGAGTTGTGGTGCGCCGGCATATGCATCAAAGGTTCCTCGTAATCCCAATGCGGTACCTGAAATCGCCACCGTCATCATGGCAATCGCGGCCGCAACAGCCGCCATTTTTCGTGCATCGATTCCCACTAGGCCGGCCGTATCTGGATCAAAGGCGGTGGCTCGAATTTGTCGTCCTAGGGCCGTAAAGCGCAATACCAAATCCAATCCACCAATCACCACAATGGCGCTGCCTAAGATGATGACGGGCAACTTGCCAATCCATAGACCAAAGAATTGATAGGATTCCCAGCTTAAATCGCCTACATAGGAGGCAAGGGAACGAGTATTGGCACCAAAATGTTGAAACAACAGGTTATCAATCACAATCGATAGACCAAAGGTGCTCAAGACTGGCAGTAGCTCTCCGCCCTTGGTGGCCCGCTCTAAAATAACGCGCTGTAATAACCAACCAATCAGCGCCATGATAGGCAATACCAAAAGCAAAGAGGTAAAAGGTGATAAGGCCAAAGCGTCGGTAATCATCCACACCATATAGGCACTTAAAATAGCGAGTGAACCGTGCGCCAGATTGATAATGCGCATTACTTGAAACATAAAGGCAAGACCACAGGCAATGAGCGCATAGTAGCCACCTAATAAAATCGCCTGCACGAGACTATTGATCATGAAGCCTCCTGCGTCGTGTTTTTTTGCAAACCAAAATAGGCCTGAGTGATTTCATGACGGTCTGTATCCACCGTGAGTTTATCCAGCACGATGCGGCCTTCCAGCATGCAAACAGCACGTTTAGCAAAGCTTATTGCCCTATCTAATGCCTGCTCCACTAAGATAATCGTGGTACCTGTGTCACGCAGTTTTTCTATAGAGGCATAGACCTGATCAACGACCAAGGGAGATAAACCTAAACTGACTTCATCCAAAATAAGCAGCTCAGGATTGGACATCAAAGACCGACCTATGGCGGTAGCCTGTTGCTCACCTCCTGACAAACTGCCCGCTTTGGCGTAACGTCTTTTGACCAGATTAGGAAAGGTCTCAAATACCCGCTCAAGGTCCCACTCCCCAGGCCTATGAATGGTTTGACCCAACAATAAATTCTCTTCGATGGTCATGTCGGTAAACAAGCGACGGCCTTCTGGTACCAATGACAAACCTTGTTTAACCCGATCACAGGAAGGCGCATGAGTGATGTCATCCTGTTTGAATAACAAGGCCCCAGAATGAATGGGCAAGGCCCCAGCAATGGCTCTTAACAGGGTGGATTTACCCGCCCCATTCGCACCAATTAAGGCAATCGTTTCGCCCTGTTTCATCTCTAGGGACACCTCACGTACCGCTCTAAATTGTCCATAGCGCACATCTAATGCTTTAGCCAACAACATCAATGCTTCCTCCCATGTACGCCTGTATGACCGCTTGATCTGACATCACCGCCTGCGGTTTGCCTTGGGCAATGATCTGGCCGCTGTCCATACAGATGAGGCTTTTCACCACACGCAGCAGGATATGAACAATATGCTCGATCCACACTATGCCAATGCCGCGCTCTATTAAGATCAAAATGGTATCCACCAGCTCCAGGGCTTCTGCTTCCGTGAGGCCGCCACCGATTTCATCGAGGAACAACAGCTTAGGCTGAGTCGCCAAAGCACGAGCCAGTTCCAAGCGCTTGCGATCTAACAGACCTATGCTGTCTGCTTCGCGATTCGCAAGCGGCAACATGCCACACAGCTTGATCGACTCCAACGCTATGTCATAAGCCTCTTCACGGTTATTAGTCGCCGCATGAATCGCGGCGACAAAAACGTTTTCAAACACTGTGATGCCAGAAAAAGGCTTGGGGATTTGATGCGTTCTAACCAACCCCTGCTTCGCCCTTTGACGGGCTGGGGCATGGGTAATATTTTGATTATTCAGAATAATCTCGCCTTCACTTGGCGCCTGCGCCCCCGACAAAACACTCAGTAAGGTGGACTTTCCTGCCCCATTGGGTCCAACGATGCCAATGGCATCCTTGGAGTCCATTGCGAAATCGATTCCATTCAACACTTGCACTCGACCGAAAGACTTATAAATTCCCGTCGCTTGGAGTTGTGAATAAGAGGTATTTTCCACGAAGTCGCTCCTAGCGGTTATACGGAAGAAGCTTATGGGTAACCGGCACATTCGTATCGGTTACATTCTCTGTAATCACATAGTCTAATTTGTGCTTTCCTGCGCCTTTCACCCACTGGGCACCAATAATTGGACCGGGAGATACGTTAGGGACAGGGCCTGAAGTGAAATCGACTTTCCCGCCTATGGTCGTCACATTCAATGCAGCAATGGCATCACGGATGTCGGTATGTGAGGTCGGACTTTTAGCCCGTTTTAAGGCTTCTGTCGCAGCGTCCAATAATGACAAGGTTGCCCCTAATTGCTGAGTCCATTGCTCACCGGATTCTTGCTCCCATAGGTTCGCTAGTTGCGTACCATTTTGGCCCGTTAATGTAGAGGTATAAGGAAAGCTTTTATGCCAGTAGGCGGCAGAAGCAATTTTTGGCCCCAATGACCCTAACACTTCAATGTCAGCTGGAAACAACCCTGTCTTAGCAACTTGGATGATCTTCACCTGACGGTTAAGCCCCTGTTGTGCCGCTTGACGCCAGAAAGCAGCAAAGTCCGGTGGAATCGGAAAAGTATTAATAATTTCAACGTTTTCGGCTTTAAATGTCGCAATCTGGCTAGAGAAGTCCGTGGTGCCCGTTTCATAAGCACCTGGGTCTATTACGGTATAACCCGCCTTTGTAAAACGTGGCACTAAGGCCCCTCGAATCGCGCTGCCATCCGCATCATTCGGGTACATTACACCGACTTTTTTATTTGTGTCGAGTAACGCCCATTGAGACATATAGGTTTTGTAAAATTCACCTGTCCCAAAGCCAAAATGATACGTCCATTTGAATGGACTAGGCTGACCCGGTTTTGCACCTCGACCGTAATACCAAGCTTCCCATGGCATGACAGTCGATAAGGTAGGAACGCCCGCCGCTTCGCCAGCATCGGCAACAGGGTTAATGACCTCAGGGGTTGAAACCGCCAACATTAAATCCACCCCTTGGTTAATTAGCTCCTTCGCTAATTGTCCTGCCCGAGCAGGGTCTGATTGGCTATCACGATCAAGAATGTTGACCTTATAATGCTTACCCTGAATGGTCATGCCATCCACTAAGGCTTTACGCGCTTGTTCTAAAATAAAGCCATCGGTTTTACCAAAGCTTGCCAAAGGACCTGTCCTTGGGCTAATAAAGCCGATGTTAATGGTATCGTCGTCTGCTGCGATGACACTGCCAGACAAGGTTAAGCTAGCCGCCAACGCTGGAACCAGTAACTTGGTAAACCTAGCACTCAGGCTATTTCGTCTATTACTTTTCATAAAAACCTCTTATTATTTTTGTGGTTAAAGTATTTTTATTCACTTAACGACATGGCTTTAAAGACACAGCGCTTAAGTCTGTCGGTTCACTGTAATCCAGCGTACCTCGGTAAACTCATCGACACAGGCATCACTACCAAAGCGCCCATAGCCACTCGACTTCTGCCCGCCAAAAGGCATAAAGGGGTCATCCTTTACCGTGGCACCATTAATATGACAGATGCCAGATTCAAGTTGATTTACTAACGTTTCCGCCAATTTCAGATCATTCGTAAAGACGGCGGCGGCTAAGCCATACTCGCAATTATTGGCCACCGTAATGGCTTCTTCTGGGGAATCAACACGATAGATGCCCGCAATAGGACCAAAGCATTCTTCAGAGTAAATGCGCATCATAGGGGTGATATGATCCAGCAGCGTAGCGTCTATAAATTGACCTCGTCGGGACGCCCCTGTCAGCAAGGTAGCACCTTTATCAATGGCATCTTCAATCAGAGCCGATAACCGCGAGGCAATCGAAGGGGTGGCGACTGGTCCCAGCTTGACGCCTTTACGCCGTGGGTCGCCGGCCACCAACTGAGCTGCCATGTCGGTTAATAGATCGATGAATTCATCGGCAATGCTTTGCTCGACTATGATTCTGTCCGTTGCCATGCAAATTTGCCCTTGATTTAGAAAAGCACCATAGGCTGCCTCTTTGGCGGCTAATGCTAAATTGGCATCTTTCAAGACAATCAATGGCGACTTGCCGCCCAGCTCTAAAAGACAGCGTTTCAAATATTTGGCAGCAATGCTGGCGATGATTCTTCCAACCCGGGTCGAACCAGTAAAATTCACCCGACGTACCGATGGATTGGAAATTAAGCTGGTAATCACTTCTTCGGAATGCTCTGAAGCATTGGTCATCACCC
Coding sequences within it:
- a CDS encoding ABC transporter substrate-binding protein; the encoded protein is MKSNRRNSLSARFTKLLVPALAASLTLSGSVIAADDDTINIGFISPRTGPLASFGKTDGFILEQARKALVDGMTIQGKHYKVNILDRDSQSDPARAGQLAKELINQGVDLMLAVSTPEVINPVADAGEAAGVPTLSTVMPWEAWYYGRGAKPGQPSPFKWTYHFGFGTGEFYKTYMSQWALLDTNKKVGVMYPNDADGSAIRGALVPRFTKAGYTVIDPGAYETGTTDFSSQIATFKAENVEIINTFPIPPDFAAFWRQAAQQGLNRQVKIIQVAKTGLFPADIEVLGSLGPKIASAAYWHKSFPYTSTLTGQNGTQLANLWEQESGEQWTQQLGATLSLLDAATEALKRAKSPTSHTDIRDAIAALNVTTIGGKVDFTSGPVPNVSPGPIIGAQWVKGAGKHKLDYVITENVTDTNVPVTHKLLPYNR
- a CDS encoding ABC transporter ATP-binding protein gives rise to the protein MENTSYSQLQATGIYKSFGRVQVLNGIDFAMDSKDAIGIVGPNGAGKSTLLSVLSGAQAPSEGEIILNNQNITHAPARQRAKQGLVRTHQIPKPFSGITVFENVFVAAIHAATNNREEAYDIALESIKLCGMLPLANREADSIGLLDRKRLELARALATQPKLLFLDEIGGGLTEAEALELVDTILILIERGIGIVWIEHIVHILLRVVKSLICMDSGQIIAQGKPQAVMSDQAVIQAYMGGSIDVVG
- a CDS encoding branched-chain amino acid ABC transporter permease; its protein translation is MINSLVQAILLGGYYALIACGLAFMFQVMRIINLAHGSLAILSAYMVWMITDALALSPFTSLLLVLPIMALIGWLLQRVILERATKGGELLPVLSTFGLSIVIDNLLFQHFGANTRSLASYVGDLSWESYQFFGLWIGKLPVIILGSAIVVIGGLDLVLRFTALGRQIRATAFDPDTAGLVGIDARKMAAVAAAIAMMTVAISGTALGLRGTFDAYAGAPQLLFAFEATIIGGVGSLWGVLLGGIILAIAQSIGALIHPQGFLLGGHFVFLLFLFARIYLNRDFFTLRHWFGKRVKGNPYEH
- a CDS encoding branched-chain amino acid ABC transporter permease, producing the protein MSIKRSNAYSNMTVISLVLLLMVLVMTPFAASDNVLERLTVLFIYIIMAAMWNTLAGFGGLVSIGQQLFFGLGAYATIRLAHLGISPFVAVSLAALLVGLLSWPISKFMLHLKAAEFGIGMWVLASVGHLLVNLDPLIQGETGTSLISLNVYPIGTRRVLIYLAALISMSGLLIGLFYLLRSKAGIAMQAIRDNEEAADSIGVDAQTVKKWFFIFAAFGTGLAGALWLAQASSFQPKTYFSVQWTAYMIFMVLVGGIGRFEGAILGALLFFAVETWFAATGVWYLVGLGAVAVLCSLFLPKGLWGAIESRLGLRLIPVGYQVTNETLMLNKDKKNRRQ
- a CDS encoding ABC transporter ATP-binding protein, with the protein product MLLAKALDVRYGQFRAVREVSLEMKQGETIALIGANGAGKSTLLRAIAGALPIHSGALLFKQDDITHAPSCDRVKQGLSLVPEGRRLFTDMTIEENLLLGQTIHRPGEWDLERVFETFPNLVKRRYAKAGSLSGGEQQATAIGRSLMSNPELLILDEVSLGLSPLVVDQVYASIEKLRDTGTTIILVEQALDRAISFAKRAVCMLEGRIVLDKLTVDTDRHEITQAYFGLQKNTTQEAS
- a CDS encoding aldehyde dehydrogenase; translation: MNIASESMGACPVPEVNLFVDGQHQPAMAGGYFDRLDPSNDLLASRVACGRRDDAEHMVAIATASFPAWSATQVEERAAILLFAKTLMPKYRDRFAQCMLREIGATQEWVDFNMTVAMDAIDAAVDLAVYHLSEECPEKKPKAASQQCLSHQSKDSYILRKPAGVCLAIAPWNAPIVLGMRAIVFPLAFGNTVILKASELSSGTHVLLAELLHEAGIPNGVVGVMTNASEHSEEVITSLISNPSVRRVNFTGSTRVGRIIASIAAKYLKRCLLELGGKSPLIVLKDANLALAAKEAAYGAFLNQGQICMATDRIIVEQSIADEFIDLLTDMAAQLVAGDPRRKGVKLGPVATPSIASRLSALIEDAIDKGATLLTGASRRGQFIDATLLDHITPMMRIYSEECFGPIAGIYRVDSPEEAITVANNCEYGLAAAVFTNDLKLAETLVNQLESGICHINGATVKDDPFMPFGGQKSSGYGRFGSDACVDEFTEVRWITVNRQT